A genomic region of Zea mays cultivar B73 chromosome 6, Zm-B73-REFERENCE-NAM-5.0, whole genome shotgun sequence contains the following coding sequences:
- the LOC100282858 gene encoding plant-specific domain TIGR01589 family protein isoform X2, with protein sequence MGSSLQSDGNWRDACCLDPSLCTNLTIPQICMVQNLIERCLQMYMNKKEVVDALSHHSRIEPCITELVWQQLEQQNPLFFKAYDMRLMLKNQIMVFNRLLQDQFEIMNKEFSSGIPSMSLPNDSNSNLLKQDSCFLPETAPGNAMPDGIMHNGSSSGIINDTPSGDQLLNASKDLHGLHSQIDASTSLQSDQNATAVLYGVDNETSATIKTESCYSSNADFAFCGNTFLESCQSIGDASGGGSFSSSELNGQPLNDSILDMESSSFSFLNQMPQSFMFSDLADDFNQNAG encoded by the exons ATGGGTAGCTCACTGCAGTCTGATGGAAATTGGAGAGATGCCTGCTGCTTGGACCCTTCCCTCTGCACCAACTTGACAATCCCACAAATTTGCATG GTCCAGAATCTTATAGAGCGCTGCCTTCAGATGTACATGAACAAGAAAGAAGTGGTTGATGCCCTCTCCCACCACTCCAGGATAGAGCCTTGTATCACTGAACTTG TTTGGCAACAACTTGAGCAACAGAATCCTCTGTTTTTCAAAGCATACGATATGAGGCTAATGCTTAAGAATCAAATAATGGTCTTCAACAGGCTTCTCCAGGATCAGTTCGAGATTATGAATAAAGAGTTTTCTTCAGGGATCCCTTCTATGTCTCTTCCTAATGACTCTAATTCCAACCTAT TGAAGCAAGATTCATGCTTTTTGCCAGAGACTGCTCCTGGAAATGCAATGCCAGATGGTATAATGCACAATGGAAGTTCAAGTGGTATAATAAATGACACACCATCTGGCGATCAGTTACTTAATGCTAGTAAAGACTTGCATGGCCTTCATAGTCAAATAGATGCTTCAACTAGTCTACAGTCAGACCAGAATGCAACTGCTGTGCTGTATGGTGTAGACAACGAGACAAGCGCAACAATAAAGACCGAGTCTTGCTACTCGAGTAATGCTGATTTTGCCTTCTGTGGGAACACTTTCCTGGAATCATGCCAGTCGATAGGTGATGCATCTGGTGGTGGATCCTTCAGCAGCTCAGAGTTGAATGGGCAACCACTAAACGATTCAATTTTGGATATGGAGTCATCATCATTTAGCTTCTTGAACCAAATGCCCCAAAGCTTCATGTTTTCAGACCTGGCAGATGATTTCAACCAAAATGCAG GTTGA
- the LOC100282858 gene encoding plant-specific domain TIGR01589 family protein isoform X1, with product MGSSLQSDGNWRDACCLDPSLCTNLTIPQICMVQNLIERCLQMYMNKKEVVDALSHHSRIEPCITELVWQQLEQQNPLFFKAYDMRLMLKNQIMVFNRLLQDQFEIMNKEFSSGIPSMSLPNDSNSNLLKQDSCFLPETAPGNAMPDGIMHNGSSSGIINDTPSGDQLLNASKDLHGLHSQIDASTSLQSDQNATAVLYGVDNETSATIKTESCYSSNADFAFCGNTFLESCQSIGDASGGGSFSSSELNGQPLNDSILDMESSSFSFLNQMPQSFMFSDLADDFNQNAEITPFLTPETNFSDSTGGDHTG from the exons ATGGGTAGCTCACTGCAGTCTGATGGAAATTGGAGAGATGCCTGCTGCTTGGACCCTTCCCTCTGCACCAACTTGACAATCCCACAAATTTGCATG GTCCAGAATCTTATAGAGCGCTGCCTTCAGATGTACATGAACAAGAAAGAAGTGGTTGATGCCCTCTCCCACCACTCCAGGATAGAGCCTTGTATCACTGAACTTG TTTGGCAACAACTTGAGCAACAGAATCCTCTGTTTTTCAAAGCATACGATATGAGGCTAATGCTTAAGAATCAAATAATGGTCTTCAACAGGCTTCTCCAGGATCAGTTCGAGATTATGAATAAAGAGTTTTCTTCAGGGATCCCTTCTATGTCTCTTCCTAATGACTCTAATTCCAACCTAT TGAAGCAAGATTCATGCTTTTTGCCAGAGACTGCTCCTGGAAATGCAATGCCAGATGGTATAATGCACAATGGAAGTTCAAGTGGTATAATAAATGACACACCATCTGGCGATCAGTTACTTAATGCTAGTAAAGACTTGCATGGCCTTCATAGTCAAATAGATGCTTCAACTAGTCTACAGTCAGACCAGAATGCAACTGCTGTGCTGTATGGTGTAGACAACGAGACAAGCGCAACAATAAAGACCGAGTCTTGCTACTCGAGTAATGCTGATTTTGCCTTCTGTGGGAACACTTTCCTGGAATCATGCCAGTCGATAGGTGATGCATCTGGTGGTGGATCCTTCAGCAGCTCAGAGTTGAATGGGCAACCACTAAACGATTCAATTTTGGATATGGAGTCATCATCATTTAGCTTCTTGAACCAAATGCCCCAAAGCTTCATGTTTTCAGACCTGGCAGATGATTTCAACCAAAATGCAG AAATAACACCATTTCTCACTCCTGAGACAAATTTCTCCGATTCAACAGGGGGAGACCATACAG GTTGA
- the LOC100282858 gene encoding plant-specific domain TIGR01589 family protein isoform 3 (isoform 3 is encoded by transcript variant 3) yields MASEEVLHKVQNLIERCLQMYMNKKEVVDALSHHSRIEPCITELVWQQLEQQNPLFFKAYDMRLMLKNQIMVFNRLLQDQFEIMNKEFSSGIPSMSLPNDSNSNLCKTFLSSLIMGRDCS; encoded by the exons ATGGCTAGCGAGGAAGTACTCCACAAG GTCCAGAATCTTATAGAGCGCTGCCTTCAGATGTACATGAACAAGAAAGAAGTGGTTGATGCCCTCTCCCACCACTCCAGGATAGAGCCTTGTATCACTGAACTTG TTTGGCAACAACTTGAGCAACAGAATCCTCTGTTTTTCAAAGCATACGATATGAGGCTAATGCTTAAGAATCAAATAATGGTCTTCAACAGGCTTCTCCAGGATCAGTTCGAGATTATGAATAAAGAGTTTTCTTCAGGGATCCCTTCTATGTCTCTTCCTAATGACTCTAATTCCAACCTATGTAAGACCTTTCTTTCCAGCCTTATCATGGGCAGGGATTGCTCATAA
- the LOC100282858 gene encoding plant-specific domain TIGR01589 family protein isoform 1 (isoform 1 is encoded by transcript variant 1), with product MASEEVLHKVQNLIERCLQMYMNKKEVVDALSHHSRIEPCITELVWQQLEQQNPLFFKAYDMRLMLKNQIMVFNRLLQDQFEIMNKEFSSGIPSMSLPNDSNSNLLKQDSCFLPETAPGNAMPDGIMHNGSSSGIINDTPSGDQLLNASKDLHGLHSQIDASTSLQSDQNATAVLYGVDNETSATIKTESCYSSNADFAFCGNTFLESCQSIGDASGGGSFSSSELNGQPLNDSILDMESSSFSFLNQMPQSFMFSDLADDFNQNAEITPFLTPETNFSDSTGGDHTG from the exons ATGGCTAGCGAGGAAGTACTCCACAAG GTCCAGAATCTTATAGAGCGCTGCCTTCAGATGTACATGAACAAGAAAGAAGTGGTTGATGCCCTCTCCCACCACTCCAGGATAGAGCCTTGTATCACTGAACTTG TTTGGCAACAACTTGAGCAACAGAATCCTCTGTTTTTCAAAGCATACGATATGAGGCTAATGCTTAAGAATCAAATAATGGTCTTCAACAGGCTTCTCCAGGATCAGTTCGAGATTATGAATAAAGAGTTTTCTTCAGGGATCCCTTCTATGTCTCTTCCTAATGACTCTAATTCCAACCTAT TGAAGCAAGATTCATGCTTTTTGCCAGAGACTGCTCCTGGAAATGCAATGCCAGATGGTATAATGCACAATGGAAGTTCAAGTGGTATAATAAATGACACACCATCTGGCGATCAGTTACTTAATGCTAGTAAAGACTTGCATGGCCTTCATAGTCAAATAGATGCTTCAACTAGTCTACAGTCAGACCAGAATGCAACTGCTGTGCTGTATGGTGTAGACAACGAGACAAGCGCAACAATAAAGACCGAGTCTTGCTACTCGAGTAATGCTGATTTTGCCTTCTGTGGGAACACTTTCCTGGAATCATGCCAGTCGATAGGTGATGCATCTGGTGGTGGATCCTTCAGCAGCTCAGAGTTGAATGGGCAACCACTAAACGATTCAATTTTGGATATGGAGTCATCATCATTTAGCTTCTTGAACCAAATGCCCCAAAGCTTCATGTTTTCAGACCTGGCAGATGATTTCAACCAAAATGCAG AAATAACACCATTTCTCACTCCTGAGACAAATTTCTCCGATTCAACAGGGGGAGACCATACAG GTTGA
- the LOC100282858 gene encoding plant-specific domain TIGR01589 family protein isoform 2 (isoform 2 is encoded by transcript variant 2) encodes MASEEVLHKVQNLIERCLQMYMNKKEVVDALSHHSRIEPCITELVWQQLEQQNPLFFKAYDMRLMLKNQIMVFNRLLQDQFEIMNKEFSSGIPSMSLPNDSNSNLLKQDSCFLPETAPGNAMPDGIMHNGSSSGIINDTPSGDQLLNASKDLHGLHSQIDASTSLQSDQNATAVLYGVDNETSATIKTESCYSSNADFAFCGNTFLESCQSIGDASGGGSFSSSELNGQPLNDSILDMESSSFSFLNQMPQSFMFSDLADDFNQNAG; translated from the exons ATGGCTAGCGAGGAAGTACTCCACAAG GTCCAGAATCTTATAGAGCGCTGCCTTCAGATGTACATGAACAAGAAAGAAGTGGTTGATGCCCTCTCCCACCACTCCAGGATAGAGCCTTGTATCACTGAACTTG TTTGGCAACAACTTGAGCAACAGAATCCTCTGTTTTTCAAAGCATACGATATGAGGCTAATGCTTAAGAATCAAATAATGGTCTTCAACAGGCTTCTCCAGGATCAGTTCGAGATTATGAATAAAGAGTTTTCTTCAGGGATCCCTTCTATGTCTCTTCCTAATGACTCTAATTCCAACCTAT TGAAGCAAGATTCATGCTTTTTGCCAGAGACTGCTCCTGGAAATGCAATGCCAGATGGTATAATGCACAATGGAAGTTCAAGTGGTATAATAAATGACACACCATCTGGCGATCAGTTACTTAATGCTAGTAAAGACTTGCATGGCCTTCATAGTCAAATAGATGCTTCAACTAGTCTACAGTCAGACCAGAATGCAACTGCTGTGCTGTATGGTGTAGACAACGAGACAAGCGCAACAATAAAGACCGAGTCTTGCTACTCGAGTAATGCTGATTTTGCCTTCTGTGGGAACACTTTCCTGGAATCATGCCAGTCGATAGGTGATGCATCTGGTGGTGGATCCTTCAGCAGCTCAGAGTTGAATGGGCAACCACTAAACGATTCAATTTTGGATATGGAGTCATCATCATTTAGCTTCTTGAACCAAATGCCCCAAAGCTTCATGTTTTCAGACCTGGCAGATGATTTCAACCAAAATGCAG GTTGA
- the LOC100282858 gene encoding plant-specific domain TIGR01589 family protein isoform X3 yields the protein MYMNKKEVVDALSHHSRIEPCITELVWQQLEQQNPLFFKAYDMRLMLKNQIMVFNRLLQDQFEIMNKEFSSGIPSMSLPNDSNSNLLKQDSCFLPETAPGNAMPDGIMHNGSSSGIINDTPSGDQLLNASKDLHGLHSQIDASTSLQSDQNATAVLYGVDNETSATIKTESCYSSNADFAFCGNTFLESCQSIGDASGGGSFSSSELNGQPLNDSILDMESSSFSFLNQMPQSFMFSDLADDFNQNAEITPFLTPETNFSDSTGGDHTG from the exons ATGTACATGAACAAGAAAGAAGTGGTTGATGCCCTCTCCCACCACTCCAGGATAGAGCCTTGTATCACTGAACTTG TTTGGCAACAACTTGAGCAACAGAATCCTCTGTTTTTCAAAGCATACGATATGAGGCTAATGCTTAAGAATCAAATAATGGTCTTCAACAGGCTTCTCCAGGATCAGTTCGAGATTATGAATAAAGAGTTTTCTTCAGGGATCCCTTCTATGTCTCTTCCTAATGACTCTAATTCCAACCTAT TGAAGCAAGATTCATGCTTTTTGCCAGAGACTGCTCCTGGAAATGCAATGCCAGATGGTATAATGCACAATGGAAGTTCAAGTGGTATAATAAATGACACACCATCTGGCGATCAGTTACTTAATGCTAGTAAAGACTTGCATGGCCTTCATAGTCAAATAGATGCTTCAACTAGTCTACAGTCAGACCAGAATGCAACTGCTGTGCTGTATGGTGTAGACAACGAGACAAGCGCAACAATAAAGACCGAGTCTTGCTACTCGAGTAATGCTGATTTTGCCTTCTGTGGGAACACTTTCCTGGAATCATGCCAGTCGATAGGTGATGCATCTGGTGGTGGATCCTTCAGCAGCTCAGAGTTGAATGGGCAACCACTAAACGATTCAATTTTGGATATGGAGTCATCATCATTTAGCTTCTTGAACCAAATGCCCCAAAGCTTCATGTTTTCAGACCTGGCAGATGATTTCAACCAAAATGCAG AAATAACACCATTTCTCACTCCTGAGACAAATTTCTCCGATTCAACAGGGGGAGACCATACAG GTTGA
- the LOC100282858 gene encoding plant-specific domain TIGR01589 family protein isoform X5 has protein sequence MYMNKKEVVDALSHHSRIEPCITELVWQQLEQQNPLFFKAYDMRLMLKNQIMVFNRLLQDQFEIMNKEFSSGIPSMSLPNDSNSNLLKQDSCFLPETAPGNAMPDGIMHNGSSSGIINDTPSGDQLLNASKDLHGLHSQIDASTSLQSDQNATAVLYGVDNETSATIKTESCYSSNADFAFCGNTFLESCQSIGDASGGGSFSSSELNGQPLNDSILDMESSSFSFLNQMPQSFMFSDLADDFNQNAG, from the exons ATGTACATGAACAAGAAAGAAGTGGTTGATGCCCTCTCCCACCACTCCAGGATAGAGCCTTGTATCACTGAACTTG TTTGGCAACAACTTGAGCAACAGAATCCTCTGTTTTTCAAAGCATACGATATGAGGCTAATGCTTAAGAATCAAATAATGGTCTTCAACAGGCTTCTCCAGGATCAGTTCGAGATTATGAATAAAGAGTTTTCTTCAGGGATCCCTTCTATGTCTCTTCCTAATGACTCTAATTCCAACCTAT TGAAGCAAGATTCATGCTTTTTGCCAGAGACTGCTCCTGGAAATGCAATGCCAGATGGTATAATGCACAATGGAAGTTCAAGTGGTATAATAAATGACACACCATCTGGCGATCAGTTACTTAATGCTAGTAAAGACTTGCATGGCCTTCATAGTCAAATAGATGCTTCAACTAGTCTACAGTCAGACCAGAATGCAACTGCTGTGCTGTATGGTGTAGACAACGAGACAAGCGCAACAATAAAGACCGAGTCTTGCTACTCGAGTAATGCTGATTTTGCCTTCTGTGGGAACACTTTCCTGGAATCATGCCAGTCGATAGGTGATGCATCTGGTGGTGGATCCTTCAGCAGCTCAGAGTTGAATGGGCAACCACTAAACGATTCAATTTTGGATATGGAGTCATCATCATTTAGCTTCTTGAACCAAATGCCCCAAAGCTTCATGTTTTCAGACCTGGCAGATGATTTCAACCAAAATGCAG GTTGA
- the LOC100273704 gene encoding Leucine-rich repeat extensin-like protein 5 precursor: MIPAPPASSAGGSITSGWRNLLLLLLLLTLTLARPAAAQPPTSPALQAAYAALQAWKRTAIFSDPSNFTSNWAGPNVCAYNGIYCAPRPSDGALAVAGIDLNHADIAGHIPADLPLGVPDLALLHLNSNRFCGVLPDTLLHLRLLHELDLSNNRFVGAFPAVVLALPSLRYLDLRFNDFEGPIPPPLFDRPLDAILLNSNRLRGPIPANLGNSPASVLVLAHNRLGGCIPPSIGRMAATLNEIVLIDDDLTGCVPPQVGLLTKLTVFDVSGNHLQGPLPPAVGGMAALQQLNVAGNLLRGPVPPAVCGLQGTLRNFTYEDNFFTSRPGCAVATADGRWNCIPGAPAQRPPPQCAAAAAPFDCRTAQCQPPPTSGPPGSGPGGPSQPLSPPGSSNTPSHPSPPGSSNTPSYPSPPGSSNTPAYPSPPGSSTTPSHPSPPGSSTTPSPPGSSTTPSHPSPPGSSTTPSPPGSSTTPSHPSPPGSSNTPSYPSPPGSSNTPAYPSPPGSSTTPSHPSPPGSSTTPSPPGSSTTPSHPSPPGSSTTPSHPSPPGSSTTPSYPSPPADGNSPKPSMPPSSHGGSAPPSGYQPPPWSQWAPSGQPVGVPPPTEHPGGVWPPHTPTAPGTPGSAYPPGTPGSPSTPTTPGTPGSTFPPTTPGAPGSLPSTPTTPGTPGSTFPPTTPGAPGSLPPTPTTPGSTFPPTTPGAPGSLPPTPGYHPPSPGDHGSSQEHTPPSAPGSSGGVLPFPPVHGVAYSSPPPPPSDPAAGNPPSFSPVHGVSYSSPPPPLPPVYPVSYASPPPPYKSN; this comes from the coding sequence ATGATCCCCGCTCCTCCCGCTTCCAGCGCAGGAGGCAGCATCACCAGCGGGTGGCgcaacctcctcctcctcctcctcctcctcacacTCACCCTCGCGCGCCCCGCAGCAGCGCAGCCGCCGACGAGCCCGGCGCTGCAGGCGGCGTACGCGGCGCTGCAGGCGTGGAAGCGGACGGCCATCTTCTCCGACCCGTCCAACTTCACCTCCAACTGGGCGGGCCCCAACGTGTGCGCGTACAACGGCATCTACTGCGCGCCGCGGCCCTCCGACGGGGCGCTGGCCGTGGCCGGCATCGACCTCAACCACGCCGACATCGCGGGCCACATCCCCGCCGACCTCCCCCTCGGCGTGCCCGACCTGGCGCTGCTCCACCTCAACTCCAACCGCTTCTGCGGGGTGCTGCCGGACACGCTGCTCCACCTGCGCCTCCTCCACGAGCTCGACCTCAGCAACAACCGCTTCGTCGGCGCCTTCCCCGCCGTCGTGCTCGCGCTCCCCTCGCTCCGCTACCTCGACCTCCGCTTCAACGACTTCGAGGGCCCCATCCCGCCGCCGCTCTTCGACCGCCCGCTCGACGCCATCCTCCTCAACTCCAACCGCCTCCGCGGGCCCATCCCGGCCAACCTCGGCAACTCGCCGGCCTCCGTGCTCGTGCTCGCGCACAACCGCCTCGGCGGCTGCATCCCGCCGTCGATAGGGAGGATGGCGGCCACGCTCAACGAGATCGTCCTCATCGACGACGACCTCACCGGCTGCGTCCCGCCGCAGGTCGGCCTGCTCACGAAGCTCACGGTGTTCGACGTCAGCGGCAACCACCTCCAGGGCCCGCTCCCGCCCGCCGTCGGCGGGATGGCCGCCCTCCAGCAGCTCAACGTCGCCGGGAACCTGCTCAGGGGCCCCGTGCCGCCGGCGGTGTGCGGCCTGCAGGGGACGCTCAGGAACTTCACCTACGAGGACAACTTCTTCACCTCGcgccctgggtgcgcggtcgccACGGCTGACGGGCGCTGGAACTGCATCCCTGGCGCTCCTGCGCAGCGCCCACCGCCACAGTGCGCCGCCGCGGCCGCGCCGTTCGACTGCAGGACGGCGCAATGCCAGCCGCCTCCGACGTCCGGCCCGCCTGGGTCGGGCCCCGGTGGACCTTCACAGCCACTGTCCCCGCCAGGGAGCTCGAATACGCCGTCGCACCCATCCCCGCCAGGGAGCTCCAACACGCCGTCGTACCCTTCTCCGCCAGGGAGCTCCAACACACCGGCATACCCGTCTCCACCAGGGAGCTCTACGACACCGTCGCACCCATCCCCGCCAGGGAGCTCTACCACCCCGTCGCCACCAGGGAGCTCCACGACACCGTCGCACCCGTCCCCGCCAGGGAGCTCCACAACACCGTCGCCACCAGGGAGCTCCACGACACCGTCGCACCCATCCCCGCCAGGGAGCTCCAACACGCCGTCGTACCCTTCTCCGCCAGGGAGCTCCAACACACCGGCATACCCGTCGCCACCAGGGAGCTCTACGACACCGTCGCACCCATCCCCGCCAGGGAGCTCTACCACCCCGTCGCCACCAGGGAGCTCCACGACACCGTCGCACCCGTCCCCGCCAGGGAGCTCCACAACACCGTCGCACCCATCCCCACCAGGGAGCTCCACCACGCCGTCGTACCCGTCGCCGCCCGCAGACGGCAATAGCCCCAAGCCATCAATGCCGCCTTCGTCCCATGGTGGCTCGGCTCCGCCGTCAGGCTACCAGCCGCCGCCGTGGTCCCAGTGGGCACCGTCGGGTCAACCCGTAGGCGTACCACCACCCACAGAGCACCCCGGTGGCGTCTGGCCGCCGCACACGCCAACGGCTCCCGGCACACCAGGATCAGCGTACCCGCCGGGCACACCAGGATCGCCGTCCACACCGACGACTCCGGGCACGCCAGGTTCGACATTCCCGCCGACGACCCCCGGCGCACCAGGGTCGTTGCCATCCACGCCGACGACTCCGGGCACGCCAGGTTCGACGTTCCCGCCGACGACCCCGGGCGCACCAGGGTCGTTGCCACCCACGCCGACGACTCCAGGATCGACGTTCCCGCCGACGACTCCCGGTGCGCCAGGGTCGTTGCCACCCACGCCCGGCTACCACCCTCCGTCCCCAGGCGACCACGGCAGCAGCCAGGAGCACACCCCGCCATCGGCACCTGGCAGCAGCGGCGGCGTCCTACCGTTcccgcccgtgcacggcgtggccTACTCGTcgccgcctccgccgccgtcCGACCCAGCAGCGGGGAACCCGCCGTCGTTCTCGCCCGTCCACGGCGTGTCCTACTCGTCGCCCCCGCCGCCGCTCCCGCCCGTGTACCCCGTGTCCTACGCGTCGCCCCCGCCGCCGTACAAGAGCAACTAG